In the genome of Diabrotica undecimpunctata isolate CICGRU chromosome 2, icDiaUnde3, whole genome shotgun sequence, the window GTACGAAATTAACTAGAATGGGGGAAATGGACGATCCCATGGGAGTTCCAAAGATTTGGcgataatatttgtcattaaatattagataattggtGTCAAACGTCAGTTTTAATAATTCCGAGAATATTTCCCATGATACTGGACTGTGTGGTTGGATTTCATTCCAATGGTTCCGGAGTGACGTGACGACGCTGGAGAGTGGGAGGTTAGAAAACAGTGATACTACGTCGAAGCTTACTAAGACATATTCTCTTGGTAACTGGTAATTATTGATGAATTCACTGAACTGGAAAGAGTCTACTATGTTAAaatcattcttatagttgtatgcTTGTGAAAGAATGTCCGTTAGGAATTGGGCTACATTAATGTTAGGAGCGTTTATTGACGATAGTATAGGACGCATACTCAGTTGGGgcttatggattttaggaagacAATAGAACCTGGGGCGTTGCCATTATAGTTATGGAGGGATTTGGCTAGTTTATcatcgatgatttttttattttttagttcagtgatgaatttatttattttatttgtgtaagTTGAGGTGGGATTGCGGAGAAGTGGCtgataatatttattatcatcTAGAAGTTGTTGGCTCAGGTTTAAGTACTGCTCTCTCATCATTAGTACTGTTGCATTGCCTTTGTCACTGGTTAATACCATCAGGTCAGGGTGTTCTTTAAGGAATGTGGACGTTTGTCTATAGACATCATCTATATCCGAGCTGGCATAGGGAGGTTTATGTGAAACGTTGGTGAGAATATTATTAGCAGATGATCTTAATTCGAGGAGTTCATTGGCTTCCGAATGTGAAAGTATGTTTTCTATGTCAGCTACGAAATTACATACGGAATAATCGTTAAGCGAGGGTTGTAATCCGAACTTAGGTCCGAGAGATAGAAGTTTTAAGATATTTCTAGGGATTTGGATGTTTGTGAGATTTTTAATCCATTTATCGTGAAATGGTAGACGACTGAAAGGAGTGGACCCtagattatttaattttgtttggagGTGAGATAAAGAATTGTTTAGAAAGAACGTATATTTTTTGAGAAGCGAAgtttcatattgatccaaaatgtTGGAAGGTAGGAGAGGTTCAAGTTGGACGAATATGTTTGACATTTGTCGATGAATGAATGCTATATCGGAATGTACCGAGGAAATGTGGAAGTTCAATAATCGTGCTCTTACCTGTGTGTTGATGGCATCCgctcttctttttaatttgttagaTAATGTTCCCATGGTGGACTGCATCAGGTGGTCGGTGCGATCATTTAAGAACCTTGGGTATCTCTTCGTCTTTCTGCATTGAATCAGGAAGGTCTTTTTTGCTTCAGTTCTCGCCAGTTTTTCATTAAGTTTGCTCCATCTCTTGAGTAGTAAGGTACAGTTTAAGCCATATTTTCGTTTGATGGTCACGAAAAAACCCTCTGTATAAGTAGACattgtaaagactacgaccgtcaatttatatttctaaagtattcaactagtgaattcagaggtttaatcggtcattcaggttggcaaataaaaaaagaagtcaactacttcataagtttattgaagacgtttcgctttatatttctaaagcttcatcagttctctaaaatataacaaatgacattgagtttataagaaatacagatatagttcataacttacaactcaatatgtagtatgttatcgatgttatcatatctactgtacactttactccttatttaaaactaacttaaccaaaaaagaaaaaacaaaaaacaaaaacaaaaacccacaaactttgcagaaaataatgttcatattcgtagatacgaatatttaaaaaattttaaacgaacatttggcttcatttagatggttctccactgaagaccaacaaagttctgatttattgcaatctaagcaaactacttgacgcgataccgaaaatttttttaagggccatgtgtcaccaaattccaatgtttgagacaattatgaacttctacaggggacattgcataattagttggacaggtggaatttatatggcggaaatatttgatatattatttttaatttatgttttaatgaaacttggaaataggggataattttgttattatttcaaaataataaaaaataaaaaaataaaagttggcgtattttttggttcaaaataataacaaaattatcccctatttccaagtttcattaaaacataaattaaaaataatatatcaaatatttccgccatataaattccacctgtccaactaattatgcaatgtcccctgtagaagttcataattgtctcaaaccttggaatttggtgacacatggcccttaaaaaaaattttcggtatcgcgtcaagtagtttgcttagattgcaataaatcagaactttgttggtcttcagtggagaaccatctaaatgaagccaaatgtttgtttaaaattttttaaatattcgtatctacgaatatgaacattattttctgcaaagtttgtgggtttttgtttttgttttttgttttttcttttttggttaagttagttttaaataaggagtaaagtgtacagtagatatgataacatcgataacatactacatattgagttgtaagttatgaactatatctgtatttcttataaactcaatgtcatttgttatattttagagaactgatgaagctttagaaatataaagcgaaacgtcttcaataaacttatgaagtagttgacttctttttttatttgccaacctgaatgaccgattaaacctctgaattcactagttgaatactttagatatatatatatatatatatatatatatatatatatatatatatatatagtgatagTTTTGATAAAACCTCTTGTTCAATAGTTTTGATAAGTTTTTATTActtgtttttatgttttattgccattttgaataaaatttgaattataatttACTACTTTGGTAATAACATAacctataatttttatttcttattgatgagtaaaaataaaattactagaTATAAATGTAATATTGTATTTGCAACAAAAATATCTATGAACTTATAATAAGTTCACTGAAATAAATAGTAGTCCTTATTTTCCTTATTACGAGAGGTACGAGAATTACCTATAAGAAGACGGTTTTGTGTGTAATTTATAGCAATATAGccgttttaaacgttttagattgtttgttatgtgcgtttttaagcatatttcaaatgactCACATTTGTCGtcaaacttaaaactaaaattccatgctataggttttgaagattaggttctTGTTATGGAAACTTTATAGTGGCCGGTCAATAAAAGGGATACATTGTATttatctcatgagaatcataaaaaatggcaaaaatcgcaccacgtttttttatttaacacctttataaaaactgagttcatttgcggccaaatacaaaaattacatacgaaagccgcactctttacttttaaaacgcatttcgatttttgtcgataggatgcTCATAtcgaaaaatattgaatttttactgtcgagctgatacaaattttattgagcattgaattcgcgcgcgtaactgacatttaaaatcacaGATTGCTTCAATCGTTTTTTTTTgagagagaacggttcattctacacaaaaaatgttaataaacgtttttattcaaaattatcttagctacattttttatttgaaacattttttttccaTGGCGTGCAGATTCTTGTTCTTTTTTTCGTTGTCTCCCCTCTGTGTGGGAGGTTTTAGAGGAAAGCCCAAGAGTAAAAGTGGCagactttttttcatttttttagcgTCCTTAAATTGATATTTAAGGACGCTACTGGTATTTTCTCTCTGACGACTAGAGTATTAACCAAAATATGGAAATTTTAATAACCTGAGGGGCAAATTTTCAATAtcttattaaaaatttaacataaCCATTTACCAAAGCTTAACATGTTCGTTTTGAAAGGTTCTATAACTTCCATTAGCCAATCTGCCAACGTTTGCGgctcaattttgtttaaaactcttATCAACAAATTCATTTAccactttttaacaaaaattttaactataaactgctatcacttttttatttatattgataaagTAATATGCATCTCTGAATCTGCATAGATTTTACATATGTATTGGTTTTTATTCGCTGCGAGCTGACCGTGTGCCCAGAGCGTGTTATTTCGTGTTGACGAAATTTGATATAACTCCGATTCTAATAAGCGGATCAAAGTTTACCAAACGCcgttttgttcattttttcaaCAATTTTCATTGCGgtaaaataaaacatttctaaTAGTTTAGGAGATACAATCATTTAAGCAATTtgattgttaataacaaattatctaaCGGGGTTTCATTCTGATATCCTCGAAAAATCTAATCTACTcagcaaaaacataaaaaaaaaacctaaaggTACCGACGGAACATAAAAGTGCATACTAAACCGCTCCCCCTGGCTCCTAGACTATAATAACCGTTGGGTGACTCGAATAAAGTGATAAATGCCTATATAAGTGTCATgcatgaaatattttaatttaatatttctatttgtCTAGACATTCCAagcatattttatttgtttaaaataaaaaaaggttttcGGAAGTGAATTGATTACTTACAATGAATTTAAATTCATTGATAACTAGTGAGCATTTCTAATGATTAATAGCTAACTTGTAATTATGTATTTCATATTTCCAGTAAATTCTGTATCATATAATTGGAAGTGTGAATAAAGTTTTATAGTTAACGTACACattcttaataaaaattttaaatatggccacggtattgataaaataataatttacaataGTGACTGCCGATCTTCACATCAAACGGttagaaattaaaaatgaaatgaaTATAACATAATAATAAACTAGGAATATGACAAGGGAAATGAACGGAGTGCTATAAATATTAATCAATTATCttcatttcttttcatttatctTGTTTCTTAAGATTTAGGGATGCACTTTGTCCAGCGGGACGGGGCGGGACACGGGACGGGACATCGATTTTTCTGCGAGACGAGACACGAGATGGTAATAGCGCTTTGTCGCGCGCATGATTCTTCTTATATGTATCTTGTATTCATGACTatattaattcttctttttttctttttctactttgtATCCATCTCCAAGTCTCATGTGGCCGTACCAAGAAAGATATTATTTCTCTATGTTGTCTGTTAATGTtgtttcttcttctccttcttgcgccgtctcctttcgaaagtTGGCGATTCAAATCGTAATTGTAGCTTtagaaactgctgcacgaaagaatTTCTCTGGATGAGCAGTCAAACCATCTACTCAGGTCttttagccacgagttctggcgtcttccaactgatcttttacCCTGCACTGTACCTCAATATGATATGGAGTAGtttatatctttcacctctcaaaaCATggcccaagtattgtattttcctcaccttttttatgtttagtaattctttttgtttactcatgcgccgaagtacctcaccattggtacctttttgtatccatggaattctcagcatccgtctgtgtATACATATctaaggcatctattcttttttctatttcagagtccattgtccaaatTTAACAGCCATAtaacaaaacagagaaaacgtaacatcggATCATTCGAATTcggagctctagactaaggtctgattttgtaaaaaatgttttcatgttcatgagtgttttcctcgaTTGTTtaattcttgataggatttctttttttgggttacactggtTGATATTTGCTCCAAagtattttatggaagttacctgttctattatttatccttctttttctttaagttccatcttctatcgaagattggaaatcatcatggctatgcggaccctGTTACTGCCGCTTTAATTAGTTCTGCACTagtgcattcaaaccattcccttaagttcttaagacacgatattcttcgtcttcccacatttcgctttcctcgaattttaccctgcataataagctgcaataatgtgtatctttgccctctcataacatggcctaagtcatgttttcttcttttgatagtcactattatttcagcttcatttcctattcttctagtaacttctacgtttgatattctttgagtccatgatattcgtaggattcttctgtaacaccaaaattcaaaggcagcCAACTTTTTTAGATGcacatatcacgactgtcaatattttgcctttttaatatttctacaagctttttatgtttaaccttatcaaatgttttttcaaaatctacaaaacataagtacatgttatgatttatatccatgcatctctgggccagctcattcaagccgaacaaagcatctcttgtgctCATACCacttctaaagccaaattgtgtgtcaataatttcatattcaagagttttaacaattctgctgtgtattattttcaaaaatgttttaagtgtgtgactcattaaagctattgttctgtgatctgagcaggatattgcacttgactttttgggtattgccacaaaggtcgattgcagccattgtctggggattgtggaagtctgatatctgatatattagatgaaagagttcaaccattacatcaataacatcttcattaatgagttttaataattcgatgggcACATCATCTGGACCGGTAGCTTTGTCCTATTTTGTATTTTTGATGATATAGATGACTTCTTcccgtaatattggtggtccggtatcctctgcggtttctaatgatagttcttctctttcatcattaaatagcttttggatgtaattggtccagaGACACAATCTTTCCTTTATATGAGTAATGTtatcttctttattatttttaaggattATTTATCGCTTGACAgacaaatgtacgtttgttggtatcttttaAAATACGAgtattttagttttggaaacatttagatgtaaatcGAACATTCCGCTATGATGAACTACCgaattaattatattttgtagttcttgtatGTTTCTTGTTATTAagacgatatcatcagcgtacctgatgttgtctatactggttccgttaatcttgattccaccttgaacctcgtctaatgcttttttGCATATAGATTCTGaaaacagattaaataatagcggtgataagacaCAATCTATCTTGTTGCATTGCACTCCTCGTCGGTTTCGTATATCtccggatgttgtgtgctcttgTAATTGTTGCCCAGTCTGatgtattttacctgtgtcatatatcttattggatagtgctgttattaagtcgaggcttttactttcgttgtctgcaattattaatttaagtatttcgacattgatattgtttGGACCGGTAGCTTTTCCGTTATTCTAAactgtatatatatttagggattctacagtattcactgccttccctcgctcaaccgtttccatctctctctgttgttccattctccatcgtttaggcctctcttactcatggcgtcgtctacttcgttcctccaggattttcggggtcgttctcttttcctccttcctatggggcttcattcggttattctctttatccatctgctgtcgctaccatgtccataccactttggTCTTTTtcgttctatatatgttagtatgtctgtttctattaatgttctttgctttatttcgtcattatttctcctatccattcttgttactctgcagcatcttcgcaggcattccatctctgttgccaCTATcctactgctgtttttcttgtttatgatccaattttcagccccatatgtcataatacttcgcactaatgttttataggtctgcgtttttgtcttcatatttaggtgtctatcccaccatactgagttaagttgtcggattgctgttcttgtttgtcctaatctttgtgtaatttcttcctctgttgttgcctttttcgtgattataaaccccaggtatttgaatttatcctttcctttgattgttacgttgtcatcaatttGTAGATCTtatatgtcttcttcacttgtagataggtactctgatttcgcgaggttaatatctaggccagccttggtatattcttctcgtagtttcttcatcatgtagctgaggtcgtcttggtcttgtgcaatcactacttgatcgtctgcaaagcttaacgtatataggtattcgttccgtaccggtactcccatgccttcacattttcttttccatgtactCAAGGCTTTATCgtagtatattttgaatagggttggagatgtggaacaaccctgcaggatcccttttgttgtggtgaagtctcctatgattcttgttctaattttaatggacactttattttctttatacacagcttttgtagcttctatgagttccgtctgtatttctaatttgtacattacctcgcatagttctgaccttggtacagagtcatacgcctttctcagatccacaaatgccaagtgtatatctctattttttgcttttttcttttccaacagtcgTTCCAGTGTGTACTTactcctctgtagttttcgcgtcgttttctatctcctttcttaaatatagatgtca includes:
- the LOC140433917 gene encoding uncharacterized protein, with the translated sequence MSTYTEGFFVTIKRKYGLNCTLLLKRWSKLNEKLARTEAKKTFLIQCRKTKRYPRFLNDRTDHLMQSTMGTLSNKLKRRADAINTQVRARLLNFHISSVHSDIAFIHRQMSNIFVQLEPLLPSNILDQYETSLLKKYTFFLNNSLSHLQTKLNNLGSTPFSRLPFHDKWIKNLTNIQIPRNILKLLSLGPKFGLQPSLNDYSVCNFVADIENILSHSEANELLELRSSANNILTNVSHKPPYASSDIDDVYRQTSTFLKEHPDLMVLTSDKGNATVLMMREQFYCLPKIHKPQLSMRPILSSINAPNINVAQFLTDILSQAYNYKNDFNIVDSFQFSEFINNYQLPREYVLVSFDVVSLFSNLPLSSVVTSLRNHWNEIQPHSPVSWEIFSELLKLTFDTNYLIFNDKYYRQIFGTPMGSSISPILVNFVLDDLINESISKLDFQVPFVKRYVDDLILATPPDKILSTLSVFNSVDPHLQFTCELEVDNSIPFLDMRIIRTHSNTLGTTWYRKDMASNRFLNYHSTHPIRYKHNLVQALSFRVHTLTHTRYKRESLDLLKSILIDNSYPISIINRYLFSKSYGHSISEAPNGANTSLHIQ